GTTAGTAAATGAAAACAGCTACGTgttaaaaatttacattttattgcacGTAGTATGTTAGATCGCTTCCTGGTGATAAAACCGCCTTAAAACACAACTTTTGAATTACttataaattgtaaaaattGAAGAGCGTCTGTGTCTCAGGTTTCATTTAACGGTGGTAGCTTTTATACTCggctaaaaataaaagttaatagaATAGGAAGATAATATACCAATGCCTTAGAGTGAAAACCTCTtaagtgtaaaataattaattttccaggagaaaaataaatctgcgtcaggcctggctcactccgcgcggtacatccgataattacctacagcgaagcgccccgccggcgggtattatatcagtcgagtgtcacgcgcgcgctcgtcaggacgctggcgtgcgttgtagtatgattataattctatgatcgaagtattatttaaaaatggacataaagagaaagaaatattgtgcggcgttcgggtgtttaaagtcgaaaagtaatctaccggatttatcttttttttcgcttcccaaagatgctgaaaggtatgttggccatgtaggtaatcaataattcttaggatagtataggaacctaacctactatgaaggttttccataatgaatgcatacttacctacatacgtacctcattacaaataagtagattaattattttttcactagacagcaaccctaacagcgtaagaagagttcagaggcacgcgatagaaagagacaaaacttgtaggtgaataaaattgtaggtacgtagtgctgtgcgagctgaattccactgtatcgcgtcgtagcaagactcgcatttatttaaatcgtcttgcggagtaatccttctgtacctgtactattacttattctgtgtctGCGTGCTGTAATCTGTAAGATTGAccgaaattaataatataatttaggtTTACGCTCTAAGGCGACCATACGGAGTATCAGTACACATAGAAACCGACACTAAATTACTCAACAAAAATAAAGACCCCGGAAAACTTGGCTTTTAGGGCAGTCCAAGTTCTGCAGCGGCTTATGAATACGTAATTAGCGACTATTCCGATTCTGACGGCTGACTGGGGCACGGAATGCCTGAGTGGTCTGCATTATAGGCTGTTTTCCCTAGTTACTTTAATGGCAAACCGAGTTTTAacgctctatttgtgttttcAAGTCAAAGAGTTAGAGAAATAGCGTTTCGTTTATGGCGATTAACTTTAATGGTTATGTAAATCAAAATACATAGTTGGGTAGTTAATGGATTAACTGTACGATTAATCACTATGAATTATCAAGTTCTCTTATAAATTTTGAAGCATGTGATACAAAGGTGATAATTATAATGAATGATCAGATTAGAGAGGATTAGGTACAGAAGTCACTCACCACGCAAAAACCAGGCTTTACCTAGAAATGGCGTAGTTATTGTATCCAGATTCAAATAAGGCCATTAGCATAGCTAGTTTTCCCATTGAAATGAATACCAAGTTTTGGTCATCATAGGAATATATAGAAGTCACTCACTAGTCACGACGTTAAAGGCCGAATTTCAGGCAGGCTTTTCCTCAGAAACAACGTGGTTGTTGTCTCCTGATACAATTTAAAGGCTTGTCATCTCCAATAGCATATTGAATCTATGTAGgtacaattaatattttatcaaattttCCAGGGATGCAGAACCTATCAATATCGTGTGCGCTCGTGTGTCTAATCGTGCTGGGCAGCGCGGCTCTGGTCGGCGCGTTCGGGATATGCAAGCACCAGATCAGCGCCGTCCTCATTACAGGAGTCATGTACCTTTTGGCTGGTGAGTAGTCAATaccataggtaggtacatattacaGCATATGTGTAAAGTAGAAGAATAACGTCATAAATTGAATAGAAATGCCCTTTAGAACATTTTATGGCATACATTTTAAACCGCGTGCATTACGCGCTTTGCGATCGATATTTAAATCTTTCTCACTTGTGCGATATTTACATTGTGTGGGTGATTTCACATTGTAGTGATTTCAATTATTACTGGCACTTCTGTGAACatatttattcttcttcttttcttaAATGGCAATGACTTGATTGGGCTTTGGAAACCACAATTTCGCCAGTCATAATGTGCAGCTAGAGAATTTTACATTGCCAAATTgatcttcatttgtttttgtttatcaaCCGTTTGAATGATGCAAACCGTTCCAATATCGCGATtctcatttgtttttgttgatcAACTGTTGCAACAAAGCGTTCTAATTTTGTCCAATCTTTCAGGTCTCTTCGCAATGTTTACTTTGATGATCATCCACTTCAAGAGAATCCAGCGGGTGTCCACCCGAGGCAGTTCCCACGGGGATCACACAGGGGACGGAGTGATAGGCCCTCAGGCTCCTGCCCTCTCCCTCTTATCAGCTAGGGAGTTCTCTACCGCCTGGTCACTAGATCTAGGCTGGGGAGGCGTCGCATTGGCCACCACGACCTCTTTATTATGGATACTGCTCTCGAAAATCATGAGGTATAACCCCCTGTCTGCCATGCTGCTGTGAATGGGTAGGGTAAGAAGGTGACAACGTCAGAAGTCTACAGAACGAGTAATTTGGTAACAGTATACAAGTGATGTACACACACATATGAAGTTTCGATACACAAAAACTGACATCCTCTCTAAAAAAAGATGCAACTttatgttatgaagaaaaaataccCTATCGGATCACCAGAACGGATTtaggtaatcatttaccatcaggtgatccgtctgctcgtttgcctcctatcacataaaaaa
This window of the Ostrinia nubilalis chromosome 9, ilOstNubi1.1, whole genome shotgun sequence genome carries:
- the LOC135075029 gene encoding uncharacterized protein LOC135075029; the protein is MNGGIWTMCVSLEEEEVRMLSRVGFPTEPLCTNYLAESDDEEPRADWQHRMQNLSISCALVCLIVLGSAALVGAFGICKHQISAVLITGVMYLLAGLFAMFTLMIIHFKRIQRVSTRGSSHGDHTGDGVIGPQAPALSLLSAREFSTAWSLDLGWGGVALATTTSLLWILLSKIMRYNPLSAMLL